In the genome of Marispirochaeta sp., one region contains:
- the gtfA gene encoding sucrose phosphorylase, whose amino-acid sequence MRNGCQLISYPDSIGGSLSSLKNAVEKHFSRALTGIHILPFYPSSADRGFSPLGYDRVDPSFGSWDDIKGLKEMGLDLVVDFMINHISRQSPQFQDFLRRGDDSPFRDFFIRYRDFWPGKGPLKEDLAKIYTRKPRPPYIEEELPGGTREKIWCTFDTEQIDLNLDSPKVREFIKDSMKELCRRGADCIRLDAFAYGIKRPGTNCFFVEPEVWDLLRWCGDVAAESGAEVLPEIHEHHRIQLKLSEHGYLVYDFVLPMLLLQAVYDGTSGNLKNWLSICPRRQITTLDTHDGIGVVDVRDLMSDKEIENTRNNLYSRGANVKRIYNTPQYNNLDIYQINCTYYSALGNHDNAYLLARAVQFFAPGIPQVYYVGLLAGRNDIGLLEDTKNGRDINRHNYSLEETDAEVKRPVVQKLLRLMEFRNTHPAFSGTFRLLESGPDSLAIEWNQGEELARLTADLKNLSFSIEATPAPRKRPELLDL is encoded by the coding sequence ATGCGTAACGGATGTCAATTGATAAGCTATCCCGATTCAATCGGAGGCAGTCTCTCCTCCCTGAAAAACGCAGTTGAAAAGCATTTTTCCCGCGCTCTTACGGGGATCCATATCCTTCCCTTCTATCCCTCCTCAGCAGACAGGGGATTCTCTCCCCTGGGCTATGACCGCGTGGATCCTTCCTTCGGCAGCTGGGACGATATTAAAGGTCTGAAAGAGATGGGCCTCGACCTGGTTGTTGATTTCATGATCAACCACATCTCCCGACAGTCTCCCCAGTTCCAGGATTTTCTGCGCCGGGGTGACGATTCGCCCTTCAGGGACTTTTTCATACGATACCGTGATTTCTGGCCGGGAAAAGGACCGTTAAAAGAGGACTTGGCGAAAATCTACACCCGCAAACCCCGCCCACCGTATATCGAAGAGGAGCTTCCCGGAGGAACACGGGAGAAGATATGGTGTACCTTTGATACCGAGCAGATCGATCTGAATCTCGATTCGCCAAAGGTCAGGGAATTTATCAAAGATTCCATGAAGGAACTCTGCCGCCGCGGAGCAGACTGTATCCGCCTGGACGCCTTTGCCTACGGTATCAAACGCCCCGGAACAAACTGCTTTTTCGTGGAACCGGAAGTGTGGGATTTATTACGCTGGTGCGGGGATGTTGCCGCTGAATCGGGAGCAGAAGTTTTACCGGAGATTCATGAACACCACAGGATACAGCTGAAACTTTCGGAACACGGCTATCTGGTCTACGACTTCGTCCTCCCCATGCTGCTGCTCCAGGCTGTGTACGACGGAACCAGCGGTAACCTGAAGAACTGGCTCTCTATCTGCCCCCGCAGACAAATCACGACCCTGGATACCCATGACGGCATCGGGGTTGTAGATGTCCGGGACCTGATGAGCGACAAAGAGATTGAAAACACCAGGAACAATCTCTATTCCCGGGGGGCAAATGTAAAACGAATCTACAACACCCCCCAATACAATAACCTGGATATCTACCAGATCAACTGTACCTACTATTCAGCCCTGGGAAATCACGACAATGCCTATCTGCTGGCGAGGGCTGTTCAGTTTTTTGCCCCCGGCATTCCCCAGGTTTATTATGTGGGGCTCCTGGCAGGACGCAATGATATCGGCCTTCTTGAAGATACAAAAAACGGAAGGGACATAAACCGCCATAACTACAGCCTCGAGGAAACAGATGCTGAGGTAAAACGCCCGGTGGTACAAAAACTGCTGCGCCTGATGGAGTTTCGCAACACCCATCCCGCTTTTTCCGGTACTTTTCGGCTCCTGGAAAGCGGACCGGACAGCCTGGCAATCGAATGGAATCAGGGCGAAGAGCTGGCCCGGCTTACCGCGGACCTGAAGAACCTCTCTTTCAGCATAGAAGCGACGCCGGCACCGAGGAAGAGACCAGAGCTTCTGGATTTGTAG
- a CDS encoding IS110 family transposase, which yields MEEKIRYVGIDLGKRTYQCAILDEKAKNQQFNGKADGIGLERLAKRLGNDDLVGLEAGNNAFNIARYLTDRVGCHVVVLNPGKLAMIYQSLKKTDREDAVQIARLLQRNPVEELPTVPLPTKKEEEERSVVAELATYKADRTRYINRLHSVFLDSGITTITKADLKTASNREKNVLTLLTGRHVREARRLIEMVAYCEAIIEDLEQETKQFLESEKNTGILMSVPGVGPATALAFIAYVGDGSRFANADQVANYAGLTPRVDSSGETHRMGPISKRGCAYLRRVIVQAAWSLVRSKSGGHLKEAYKTLITRKPKAVAIIAIARRLVKLLYTLVTKKTYYRYSQLKERLAKLKYHKLQIIGLGS from the coding sequence ATGGAAGAGAAGATTCGGTATGTAGGCATCGACCTTGGTAAACGGACTTACCAGTGTGCGATTCTCGATGAGAAAGCCAAGAATCAACAGTTCAATGGAAAAGCCGATGGGATTGGCTTAGAGCGACTTGCCAAGAGATTGGGTAATGATGATTTGGTAGGACTGGAAGCGGGGAACAATGCGTTCAATATTGCTCGATATCTGACTGACCGGGTTGGGTGCCATGTTGTTGTTCTGAACCCTGGGAAGCTTGCAATGATTTACCAATCGCTGAAAAAAACGGATAGGGAAGATGCAGTACAAATTGCCCGCCTGTTACAGCGGAACCCGGTAGAAGAATTGCCAACCGTACCGTTGCCAACGAAGAAAGAGGAAGAGGAGAGGTCAGTTGTAGCCGAACTGGCAACTTACAAAGCAGACCGAACAAGGTACATAAACCGGCTCCATAGTGTGTTTCTCGATTCGGGTATTACAACGATAACGAAAGCGGATCTAAAAACGGCATCGAACAGAGAGAAGAACGTATTGACCCTTCTTACCGGACGGCATGTTCGAGAAGCGAGGCGACTGATAGAAATGGTTGCCTACTGTGAAGCGATTATTGAAGATTTAGAACAGGAAACAAAGCAGTTCCTGGAATCCGAGAAGAACACTGGGATTCTCATGTCTGTCCCAGGAGTCGGTCCTGCTACCGCGTTGGCTTTTATTGCCTACGTAGGGGATGGAAGTCGATTTGCGAATGCAGATCAGGTGGCAAACTACGCAGGCCTCACACCTCGGGTCGATAGCTCTGGGGAAACTCATCGAATGGGGCCAATATCAAAGCGAGGATGTGCATATTTGCGCAGAGTGATCGTACAGGCAGCATGGTCACTGGTGCGTTCGAAAAGTGGGGGGCACTTGAAAGAGGCTTACAAAACTTTAATCACTCGAAAACCTAAAGCAGTAGCGATTATTGCCATTGCTCGGAGATTAGTAAAGCTTCTGTACACCTTGGTGACAAAGAAGACATATTATCGGTATAGCCAGCTTAAAGAGAGGCTTGCGAAGCTGAAATATCATAAATTACAAATTATTGGATTGGGGTCTTGA
- a CDS encoding DUF1638 domain-containing protein, which yields MSTRVLACGVFRTDLESLVQNYSQDIQITYLEGGLHSEPARLRSSLQEAIDTEAEASRIILLFGLCGTGTSGLHARKIPLVIPRVHDCISLFLGSSAAYAEQFRHTPGTYYISAGWYEEQVQPRAAKPDKSEKDPSRETIRLNISQDVPEDLVLIYGRENAEAILDVTHSWKRNYKRAVFIDTGNGNREKYRTHVKAIGKEFGWKTETLPGSTHLIEKALTVKETDEDILVVKPGQLTYFDVSAGKLGAGEPDASDLGYSPHRRSWIIPGIRGTAGHRQRRIGLGIDAGGTYTDTVLFDLQKETVLAKSKALTTPWEYTEGIDRALEQLPAGTLIRTEIVSVSTTLATNAIVENNQQTVGLLLMPLAEAVAGEIDHRPVKLIRGRMSITGEVLEDIDEAEIRQSAREMVQNQGVRAFAVSGYGGTVNPAHEQKVAGILRDETGLMVCAGHELSGHLDFTVRAATAVLNAGIIPHLETFFHAVEDRLKSRGINAPVLFVRGDGFLMNSSYAMEHPIETALSGPAASIAGARYLSNCDEACIIDVGGTTSDIAYIQNGSVETDPDGAMIGPHRTHVQAVDMVTLGMGGDSEVIFDRGDISVGPRRVTPLCRLGIKGGKLLKDLSAKIDALDASSSAALICRYTGKKPPFQPNRIEEVMLRSLESGPLSVLELAERAGLGHWRFLKLNRLLSVRSVEVLGLTPTDLLHVDGRLKLGSKKTARLGLQLHSRLSGIPEKEYARRVWSRAEESISTGIMAKLLDLPASDPAINLLVRGGSKRVALSVKPTAPLVGLGAAAPFLLGGILRSLGQKAQIPENADVANAIGAVTSSVRAYAAGSVIPAAPEGYRLTGSYRTIYTELNQAEAGLEDRLLKEVREKAAAAGTSETEVRLSVWDRTACSATGEVVLLERCMHAEIRGLPDRF from the coding sequence ATGAGCACCAGAGTATTAGCCTGCGGCGTATTCCGCACCGACCTGGAAAGCCTTGTACAGAATTATTCACAGGATATTCAAATCACCTATCTTGAGGGAGGTCTCCACAGCGAACCGGCAAGGCTGCGGTCAAGCCTGCAGGAGGCCATCGACACAGAGGCAGAGGCGTCCAGAATCATCCTGCTGTTCGGGCTGTGCGGCACCGGAACATCAGGACTGCACGCCCGTAAAATTCCTCTTGTTATTCCCAGGGTCCATGACTGCATCAGCCTCTTTTTAGGATCTTCCGCTGCGTATGCCGAGCAGTTCCGTCATACCCCGGGAACTTACTATATCTCCGCCGGATGGTACGAAGAGCAGGTTCAGCCCCGTGCAGCAAAACCGGATAAAAGTGAAAAAGATCCTTCCCGCGAAACCATCCGCCTCAACATTTCTCAAGACGTACCGGAGGATCTGGTCCTTATCTACGGCCGGGAAAACGCCGAGGCAATCCTCGATGTCACCCATTCCTGGAAGCGCAACTACAAGCGGGCGGTTTTTATCGATACCGGTAACGGGAATCGTGAAAAATACCGTACCCATGTTAAGGCTATTGGAAAAGAGTTTGGCTGGAAAACCGAGACACTTCCCGGATCTACTCATCTCATAGAAAAAGCCCTTACAGTCAAAGAGACCGATGAGGATATCCTGGTGGTTAAACCCGGGCAGCTCACCTATTTTGATGTCTCCGCCGGCAAACTCGGCGCCGGAGAACCTGATGCCTCAGACCTGGGGTATTCTCCCCATCGTCGCAGCTGGATAATACCGGGAATCCGCGGGACAGCTGGTCACAGACAACGCCGTATCGGCCTCGGCATCGACGCAGGGGGTACCTATACAGACACTGTGCTCTTTGATCTGCAGAAAGAAACAGTCCTGGCCAAGTCGAAGGCACTGACCACCCCCTGGGAATATACCGAGGGCATAGATAGAGCTCTGGAGCAGCTTCCGGCAGGAACTCTGATCCGCACCGAAATAGTCTCTGTATCGACGACCCTGGCCACAAACGCCATTGTAGAGAACAATCAACAAACCGTGGGACTGCTACTGATGCCTCTTGCAGAAGCGGTTGCCGGAGAGATAGACCACCGCCCCGTAAAGCTTATCCGAGGACGCATGAGCATCACCGGCGAGGTCCTGGAAGATATAGACGAGGCTGAAATACGACAAAGCGCCCGGGAGATGGTACAAAACCAGGGCGTGCGGGCTTTCGCCGTTTCCGGCTACGGCGGGACCGTCAATCCCGCCCATGAGCAAAAGGTTGCCGGTATCCTGCGGGATGAAACAGGGCTCATGGTCTGCGCAGGACACGAACTCTCGGGACATCTTGATTTTACCGTCCGGGCCGCAACAGCCGTTCTGAATGCCGGGATTATCCCCCACCTGGAGACCTTCTTTCATGCCGTTGAGGATCGTTTAAAAAGCCGCGGGATAAATGCTCCGGTTCTGTTTGTGCGGGGCGACGGGTTCCTTATGAACTCCTCTTACGCCATGGAACACCCCATAGAAACCGCCCTTTCCGGACCCGCCGCTAGTATCGCAGGAGCCCGCTACCTGAGTAATTGTGACGAAGCCTGTATAATCGACGTGGGCGGCACTACCTCGGACATCGCCTATATTCAGAACGGTTCCGTGGAAACCGACCCCGACGGCGCCATGATCGGCCCCCACCGTACTCACGTGCAGGCTGTTGATATGGTGACCCTCGGCATGGGAGGAGACAGCGAAGTGATCTTCGACCGGGGTGATATCAGTGTCGGCCCCCGCAGGGTGACCCCCCTCTGCCGTCTTGGCATAAAAGGGGGAAAACTCCTGAAAGATCTGTCGGCCAAAATCGATGCCTTGGACGCCTCGAGCAGTGCTGCGCTTATCTGTCGCTACACCGGCAAAAAGCCGCCTTTCCAACCCAACAGGATAGAAGAAGTAATGCTGCGTTCCCTGGAATCGGGACCTCTTTCGGTTCTGGAACTCGCGGAAAGAGCCGGTCTGGGACACTGGCGCTTTCTTAAGCTGAACCGTCTTCTTTCTGTACGTTCCGTCGAAGTGCTTGGACTCACCCCGACTGACCTGCTGCACGTCGATGGCCGCCTCAAGCTGGGATCAAAAAAGACCGCCAGACTGGGACTTCAGCTTCACTCACGCCTTTCCGGCATCCCGGAAAAGGAGTACGCCCGGCGGGTCTGGAGCCGGGCGGAAGAGAGCATCAGCACCGGAATAATGGCAAAACTGCTTGACCTGCCTGCCTCTGACCCGGCAATAAACCTTCTGGTTCGGGGTGGCTCAAAGCGGGTCGCCCTTTCCGTGAAACCGACAGCGCCTCTTGTCGGACTGGGAGCCGCCGCGCCGTTTCTGCTGGGTGGCATCCTGCGCAGCCTTGGTCAGAAAGCCCAGATTCCGGAGAATGCCGACGTTGCCAATGCTATCGGGGCAGTCACCTCCTCGGTACGGGCTTATGCTGCCGGTTCGGTAATTCCCGCCGCTCCGGAAGGCTACCGATTGACCGGTTCATATAGGACAATCTACACCGAACTCAACCAGGCAGAGGCCGGCCTTGAAGATCGTCTGCTGAAAGAGGTCAGAGAAAAAGCCGCGGCCGCCGGTACCAGCGAAACGGAGGTCAGGCTCTCCGTCTGGGACAGAACAGCCTGCAGCGCTACCGGTGAAGTAGTTCTGCTGGAACGCTGTATGCACGCGGAAATCCGGGGTCTGCCGGATCGTTTTTAA
- a CDS encoding ATP-binding protein, producing MIRAFKAGQQRIQAMGLIHEQLYMSDDLSRIDLPRYVESLSQFLLQSSARNAADIQLVTNVASLSLSIETAVPCGLIINELLTNAIRHAFHGKKEGVIRIEIKEDKDNIVSLIIVDNGIGMSSTAVSGDTKALGLTLVRELVMQLHGSMEEPGGPGTVFRIFFPLETGSGP from the coding sequence ATGATCAGGGCATTTAAAGCCGGGCAGCAGAGGATCCAGGCCATGGGACTTATTCATGAGCAGCTGTATATGAGTGATGATCTTTCCCGGATAGATTTACCCCGCTATGTTGAATCCCTGTCGCAATTCCTTCTTCAGTCCTCTGCCCGGAACGCGGCCGATATTCAGCTTGTTACAAATGTCGCGTCCCTTTCCTTAAGCATAGAAACCGCTGTTCCTTGTGGTCTTATTATCAACGAGCTTCTGACCAACGCAATCAGACATGCCTTTCATGGCAAAAAAGAGGGAGTAATCCGCATAGAGATTAAAGAAGATAAGGATAATATTGTTTCTTTGATCATCGTGGATAACGGTATCGGTATGTCTTCTACCGCGGTTTCCGGGGATACAAAAGCTCTGGGATTGACTCTGGTGCGGGAGCTGGTCATGCAGCTGCATGGATCCATGGAGGAACCGGGAGGACCGGGTACGGTTTTCCGGATTTTTTTTCCGCTTGAGACCGGGTCTGGACCGTGA